The following are from one region of the Nicotiana tabacum cultivar K326 chromosome 3, ASM71507v2, whole genome shotgun sequence genome:
- the LOC107825911 gene encoding elongation factor 1-alpha-like, which yields MGKEKFHINIVVIGHVDSGKSTTTGHLIYKLGGIDKRVIERFEKEAAEMNKRSFKYAWVLDKLKAERERGITIDIALWKFETTKYYCTVIDAPGHRDFIKNMITGTSQADCAVLIIDSTTGGFEAGISKDGQTREHALLAFTLGVKQMICCCNKMDATTPKYSKARYDEIVKEVSSYLKKVGYNPDKIPFVPISGFEGDNMIERSTNLDWYKGPTLLEALDQINEPKRPSDKPLRLPLQDVYKIGGIGTVPVGRVETGVLKPGMVVTFGPTGLTTEVKSVEMHHEALQEALPGDNVGFNVKNVAVKDLKRGFVASNSKDDPAKGASNFTSQVIIMNHPGQIGNGYAPVLDCHTSHIAVKFAEILTKIDRRSGKELEKEPKFLKNGDAGMVKMIPTKPMVVETFSEYPPLGRFAVRDMRQTVAVGVIKNVDKKDPTGAKVTKAAQKKK from the exons ATGGGTAAAGAGAAGTTTCACATCAACATTGTGGTCATTGGCCACGTCGACTCTGGAAAGTCGACCACCACTGGTCACTTGATCTACAAGCTTGGTGGTATTGACAAGCGTGTTATTGAGAGGTTCGAGAAGGAAGCTGCTGAGATGAACAAGAGGTCATTCAAGTATGCCTGGGTGCTTGACAAGCTTAAGGCTGAACGTGAGCGTGGTATCACCATTGATATTGCCTTGTGGAAGTTTGAGACCACCAAGTACTACTGCACTGTGATTGATGCCCCCGGACACAGGGACTTTATCAAGAACATGATCACTGGTACTTCCCAGGCTGATTGTGCTGTTCTTATTATTGACTCCACCACTGGTGGTTTTGAAGCTGGTATTTCCAAGGATGGTCAGACCCGTGAGCATGCATTGCTTGCTTTCACCCTTGGTGTTAAGCAAATGATTTGCTGCTGCAACAAG ATGGATGCTACCACCCCAAAGTACTCCAAGGCTAGGTATGATGAAATTGTGAAGGAAGTTTCTTCCTACCTCAAGAAGGTCGGTTACAACCCTGACAAGATCCCCTTTGTCCCCATCTCTGGTTTCGAGGGAGACAATATGATTGAGAGGTCTACCAACCTTGACTGGTACAAGGGCCCAACCCTCCTTGAGGCTCTTGACCAAATTAATGAGCCCAAAAGGCCCTCAGACAAACCCCTCCGTCTTCCACTTCAGGATGTTTACAAGATTGGTGGTATTGGTACCGTCCCTGTTGGTCGTGTGGAGACTGGTGTGCTCAAGCCTGGTATGGTTGTGACCTTTGGCCCTACTGGTCTGACAACTGAAGTCAAGTCTGTTGAGATGCACCACGAAGCTCTCCAGGAGGCACTCCCTGGTGACAATGTTGGGTTTAACGTTAAGAATGTTGCTGTTAAGGATCTCAAGCGTGGTTTTGTTGCCTCAAACTCCAAGGATGACCCAGCCAAGGGAGCGTCCAACTTCACCTCCCAGGTCATCATCATGAACCATCCTGGCCAGATAGGAAATGGATATGCACCAGTGCTTGACTGCCACACTTCCCACATTGCTGTCAAGTTTGCTGAGATCTTGACCAAGATTGACAGGCGTTCTGGTAAGGAACTTGAGAAGGAGCCTAAGTTCTTGAAGAATGGTGATGCTGGTATGGTTAAGATGATTCCTACCAAGCCTATGGTGGTTGAGACCTTCTCTGAGTACCCTCCATTGGGTCGTTTTGCTGTGAGGGATATGCGTCAGACTGTTGCTGTTGGTGTCATCAAGAATGTCGACAAGAAGGACCCAACTGGTGCCAAGGTCACCAAAGCTGCTCAGAAGAAGAAGTGA
- the LOC107825913 gene encoding proteasome subunit beta type-4 isoform X1: protein MESAPAKCSLLSPEADIQRTQYPYVTGTSVIGIKYKDGVLLAADMGGSYGSTLRYKSVERLKSVGKHSFLGASGEISDFQEILRNLDELILYDNMWDDGNSLGPKEVHNYLTRMMYNRRNKFNPLWNSLVLGGVKNGQKYLGTVSMIGVHYEDNHLATGFGNHLAKPIIRDEWREDMSYEEGVKLLEKCMRVLLYRDRSAVNKLQIAKITEEGVTISQPYSLKTFWNFSAFQNPTAGAVGSW, encoded by the exons ATGGAATCTGCACCGGCAAAGTGTAGTTTATTGAGCCCTGAAGCTGATATTCAGAGAACACA GTATCCATATGTGACGGGGACATCAGTTATCGGCATCAAGTACAAGGATGGTGTTCTGTTGGCTGCTGATATGGGAG GTTCCTATGGTTCAACGTTGCGTTACAAGAGTGTGGAGCGATTGAAGTCAGTGGGAAAACACTCCTTTCTTGGTGCAAGTGGTGAAATTAGTGATTTTCAGGAGATATTGCGGAACCTTGACGAGCTTAT CTTGTATGACAACATGTGGGATGATGGAAACTCCTTGGGTCCCAAAGAAGTGCATAATTATCTAACTCGCATGATGTATAATCGAAGGAACAAGTTCAACCCACTATGGAATTCCCTTGTACTTGGTGGGGTGAAAAATGGGCAGAAGTATCTTGGAACG GTTAGTATGATTGGTGTCCATTATGAGGACAATCACCTGGCAACTGGATTTGGAAATCACCTCGCAAAGCCCATTATCCGTGATGAATGGCGTGAAGACATGAGCTATGAAGAAGGTGTTAAGTTATTGGAGAAATGTATGCGTGTTCTTCTCTATAGGGATAGATCTGCAGTCAACAAGCTTCAG ATTGCAAAAATCACGGAAGAGGGAGTGACAATTTCTCAGCCATACTCATTAAAGACTTTCTGGAATTTCTCTGCTTTCCAGAATCCAACTGCTGGTGCGGTGGGGTCTTGGTAA
- the LOC107825913 gene encoding proteasome subunit beta type-4 isoform X2, which yields MGGSYGSTLRYKSVERLKSVGKHSFLGASGEISDFQEILRNLDELILYDNMWDDGNSLGPKEVHNYLTRMMYNRRNKFNPLWNSLVLGGVKNGQKYLGTVSMIGVHYEDNHLATGFGNHLAKPIIRDEWREDMSYEEGVKLLEKCMRVLLYRDRSAVNKLQIAKITEEGVTISQPYSLKTFWNFSAFQNPTAGAVGSW from the exons ATGGGAG GTTCCTATGGTTCAACGTTGCGTTACAAGAGTGTGGAGCGATTGAAGTCAGTGGGAAAACACTCCTTTCTTGGTGCAAGTGGTGAAATTAGTGATTTTCAGGAGATATTGCGGAACCTTGACGAGCTTAT CTTGTATGACAACATGTGGGATGATGGAAACTCCTTGGGTCCCAAAGAAGTGCATAATTATCTAACTCGCATGATGTATAATCGAAGGAACAAGTTCAACCCACTATGGAATTCCCTTGTACTTGGTGGGGTGAAAAATGGGCAGAAGTATCTTGGAACG GTTAGTATGATTGGTGTCCATTATGAGGACAATCACCTGGCAACTGGATTTGGAAATCACCTCGCAAAGCCCATTATCCGTGATGAATGGCGTGAAGACATGAGCTATGAAGAAGGTGTTAAGTTATTGGAGAAATGTATGCGTGTTCTTCTCTATAGGGATAGATCTGCAGTCAACAAGCTTCAG ATTGCAAAAATCACGGAAGAGGGAGTGACAATTTCTCAGCCATACTCATTAAAGACTTTCTGGAATTTCTCTGCTTTCCAGAATCCAACTGCTGGTGCGGTGGGGTCTTGGTAA